One genomic segment of Occultella kanbiaonis includes these proteins:
- the nuoE gene encoding NADH-quinone oxidoreductase subunit NuoE, with amino-acid sequence MVADNRGYSPDVRARLTADADQILARYPEARSALLPLLHLVQSEDGYVSPAGIAFCADVLDLSRASVSAVATFYSQYKRRPNGEYTVGVCTNTLCAVMGGDAIFDRLSERLGIGHDETTEDGRITLERVECNAACDYAPVMVINWEFFDNQTPTSAVDVVDALLEGRPVTPTRGADTVATFREVSRVLAGFEDGRADEGIGAGPATLVGLEMSRAKGWTAPAAEAAEPEDAAGPTAEQAGTEAVGEPGSSAEREETTPADGSAETVTKSEEKGSSE; translated from the coding sequence ATGGTCGCCGACAACCGTGGTTACTCGCCCGACGTCCGGGCCCGACTCACCGCCGACGCGGACCAGATCCTGGCCCGCTATCCCGAGGCACGCTCGGCGCTGCTGCCGCTGCTGCACCTGGTGCAGTCCGAGGACGGCTACGTGAGCCCGGCCGGGATCGCGTTCTGCGCGGACGTCCTGGACCTCAGCCGAGCCTCGGTCTCCGCCGTCGCCACCTTCTACAGCCAGTACAAGCGGCGCCCGAACGGTGAGTACACCGTGGGGGTCTGCACCAACACGCTGTGCGCCGTGATGGGCGGGGACGCGATCTTCGACCGGCTCTCCGAGCGGCTGGGCATCGGCCACGACGAGACCACCGAGGACGGCCGGATCACCCTCGAGCGGGTCGAGTGCAACGCCGCGTGCGACTACGCACCCGTGATGGTCATCAACTGGGAGTTCTTCGACAACCAGACCCCCACCTCCGCGGTGGACGTCGTGGATGCCCTTCTCGAGGGGCGACCGGTGACACCGACCCGTGGCGCGGACACCGTCGCCACGTTCCGGGAGGTCTCCCGGGTGCTCGCCGGGTTCGAGGACGGTCGCGCGGACGAGGGCATCGGGGCCGGCCCGGCCACTCTGGTCGGCCTGGAGATGTCCCGCGCCAAGGGCTGGACCGCCCCCGCGGCCGAGGCCGCTGAGCCTGAGGACGCGGCGGGGCCGACCGCGGAGCAGGCCGGTACCGAGGCGGTCGGCGAGCCCGGCTCCAGCGCTGAGCGCGAGGAGACCACCCCCGCGGACGGATCCGCGGAAACGGTGACCAAGTCCGAAGAGAAGGGCTCGAGCGAATGA
- the nuoF gene encoding NADH-quinone oxidoreductase subunit NuoF yields MTTLAPILSDIWDAPRSWTYATYSEHQGYDAWRKAIHTDPTELVNAVKDSGLRGRGGAGFPTGLKWSFLPPPDGGPRYLVVNADESEPGTCKDIPLMLANPHSLIEGVAITSFAIGSNHAFIYLRGEVVHVYRRLLAAVREAREAGLLGTNILGTGYDLEVTVHAGAGAYICGEETALLDSLEGRRGQPRLKPPFPAVAGLYARPTVVNNVESIASVPTIVRNGVDWFTSMGTEKSKGHGLFSLSGHVARPGQYEAPLGITFRELLDMAGGIRDGHSLKFWTPGGSSTPILTAEHMDVVLDYESVGAAGSMLATRAIQVFDETTSVVRCVSRWTDFYQHESCGKCTPCREGTFWLKQILHRLEAGKGTESDVDLLLDVAGNIEGRSFCALGDAAATPIKSAIKYFREEFEQGIHTPAWELFPYEANAAFSGATA; encoded by the coding sequence ATGACCACCCTGGCGCCGATCCTGAGCGACATCTGGGACGCACCCCGGTCCTGGACCTATGCGACGTACTCCGAGCACCAGGGCTACGACGCCTGGCGCAAGGCCATCCACACGGACCCGACCGAGCTCGTCAACGCCGTGAAGGACTCCGGTCTGCGCGGCCGCGGCGGTGCCGGGTTCCCCACCGGGCTCAAGTGGAGCTTCCTGCCCCCGCCGGACGGCGGCCCCCGCTACCTCGTGGTCAACGCCGACGAGTCCGAGCCGGGCACCTGCAAGGACATCCCGCTGATGCTGGCGAACCCGCACTCCCTCATCGAGGGCGTGGCCATCACCTCCTTCGCGATCGGGTCCAACCACGCGTTCATCTACCTGCGTGGCGAGGTCGTCCACGTCTACCGCCGCCTGCTCGCCGCCGTTCGCGAGGCACGCGAGGCCGGCCTGCTCGGCACGAACATCCTCGGCACCGGCTACGACCTCGAGGTCACCGTGCACGCCGGCGCCGGCGCCTACATCTGCGGTGAGGAGACCGCCCTCCTGGACTCCCTCGAGGGCCGCCGCGGCCAGCCCCGCCTGAAGCCGCCGTTCCCCGCCGTCGCAGGTCTGTACGCCCGGCCGACCGTGGTGAACAACGTCGAGTCGATCGCGAGCGTGCCAACGATCGTGCGCAACGGGGTGGACTGGTTCACCTCGATGGGTACCGAGAAGTCGAAGGGTCACGGCCTCTTCTCGCTCTCCGGGCACGTCGCCCGGCCGGGGCAGTACGAGGCACCGCTCGGCATCACGTTCCGCGAACTGCTCGACATGGCCGGCGGCATCCGGGACGGCCACTCCCTGAAGTTCTGGACGCCGGGCGGCTCGTCAACCCCGATCCTGACCGCCGAGCACATGGACGTCGTCCTGGACTACGAGTCCGTCGGTGCGGCCGGCTCGATGCTCGCCACCCGGGCCATCCAGGTCTTCGACGAGACCACCTCGGTGGTCCGGTGCGTGTCCCGCTGGACCGACTTCTACCAGCACGAGTCCTGCGGCAAGTGCACCCCCTGCCGCGAGGGCACGTTCTGGCTGAAGCAGATCCTGCACCGCCTGGAGGCCGGCAAGGGCACCGAGTCCGACGTCGACCTGCTGCTGGACGTGGCCGGCAACATCGAGGGCCGCTCGTTCTGCGCCCTCGGTGACGCGGCCGCCACCCCGATCAAGAGCGCCATCAAGTACTTCCGCGAGGAGTTCGAGCAGGGCATCCACACGCCCGCCTGGGAACTCTTCCCCTACGAGGCCAACGCGGCCTTCTCCGGAGCGACTGCATGA
- a CDS encoding NADH-quinone oxidoreductase subunit G, protein MTATTNESSSAVAPVEEITLTIDGLDVSVPKGTLVIRAAETIGIQIPRFCDHPLLKPAGACRQCLVDIATPDREGNLRAMPKPQASCTIEATPGMVVNTQHTSPVAEKAQRGQIEFLLVNHPLDCPVCDKGGECPLQNQAMSNGAATSRFVDIKRTFPKPIKISTQILLDRDRCILCQRCTRFSAEIAGDPFIDLQGRGGGAPGGHGHGLPAQQIGRFDEAILEYTPSGEQSPGESERTGDVVGPYGQAGVLSSVAGSIGGALEDTSGRPFASYFSGNTVQICPVGALTSAAYRFRSRPFDLVSTPSIAEHDACGSAIRVDHRRGVVLRRLAGDDPAVNEEWITDKDRFAFAWQTSPDVLTAPLVRDEETGELVPTSWSEAIALAAEGLRKALDGAGAAALPGGRLTLEDAYAWSKFTRLALGSNDVDFRARVHSAEEADFLANRVAGAGMDVIFGDLERAPRVLLVGLEPEEEAGTIFLRLRKGMLAGRVRVTTIAPLASRGSTKLRADVVRTAPGDEPAVLDALSGSTGTPEDLTDLKAALAEPGTVVLAGERLAGVPGALSALDRLLVATGARFAWVPRRAGDRGAVEVGLLPGLLPGGRPTAEAEARVDVAGVWGVGELPTAPGRDLTGILDATTSGEIDALVVGGIDVADLPSPADAEVALAAAGFVVQLEVRRSAVTQHADVVLPIAASTHKSGTFLNWEGRPRPFGQVFTTSALTDSRVLGMLADALEIDLGTRTLEEIHRELAEFDGWEGPRTGAPSVPAAPAPALEAGQARLATWRLMLDSGRGQDGEPHLAGTAYRPVALLSPATATALGIAEGGQVRVSGPGGDIVLPVLPTPMGDDVVWLPQHSPGSSVYRTLGVTAGAAVRLAAVDAEVAR, encoded by the coding sequence ATGACCGCCACCACCAACGAATCGTCCTCGGCCGTGGCACCGGTCGAGGAGATCACGCTGACCATCGACGGCCTCGACGTCAGCGTGCCCAAGGGCACCCTGGTGATCCGCGCCGCCGAGACGATCGGGATCCAGATCCCGCGATTCTGCGACCACCCGCTGCTCAAGCCGGCCGGTGCGTGCCGCCAGTGCCTGGTGGACATCGCCACCCCCGACCGCGAGGGCAACCTGCGGGCGATGCCGAAGCCGCAGGCCTCCTGCACCATCGAGGCGACGCCCGGCATGGTGGTGAACACCCAGCACACCTCCCCGGTGGCGGAGAAGGCCCAGCGGGGCCAGATCGAGTTCCTGCTCGTCAACCACCCGCTCGACTGCCCGGTCTGCGACAAGGGTGGCGAGTGCCCCCTGCAGAACCAGGCCATGAGCAACGGGGCCGCGACGTCCCGGTTCGTCGACATCAAGCGCACGTTCCCCAAGCCGATCAAGATCTCCACGCAGATCCTGCTGGACCGCGACCGGTGCATCCTGTGCCAGCGGTGCACCCGGTTCTCCGCGGAGATCGCCGGGGACCCGTTCATCGACCTGCAGGGTCGCGGCGGCGGCGCGCCCGGTGGCCACGGCCACGGACTGCCGGCCCAGCAGATCGGCCGTTTCGACGAAGCCATCCTGGAGTACACCCCGAGCGGCGAGCAGTCCCCGGGTGAGTCCGAGCGCACCGGCGACGTCGTCGGCCCGTACGGCCAGGCCGGCGTGCTGTCCAGCGTGGCCGGCAGCATCGGCGGAGCCCTGGAGGACACCTCGGGCCGCCCGTTCGCCTCGTACTTCTCCGGCAACACCGTGCAGATCTGCCCGGTCGGCGCCCTCACCTCGGCCGCGTACCGGTTCCGGTCCCGTCCGTTCGACCTGGTCTCGACGCCCTCGATCGCCGAGCACGACGCCTGTGGCTCCGCGATCCGCGTCGACCACCGCCGCGGCGTGGTGCTGCGCCGGCTGGCCGGCGACGACCCCGCGGTCAACGAGGAGTGGATCACCGACAAGGACCGGTTCGCCTTCGCCTGGCAGACGTCCCCGGACGTGCTCACGGCGCCCCTCGTGCGCGATGAGGAGACCGGTGAGCTCGTGCCGACCAGCTGGTCCGAGGCAATCGCCCTGGCCGCCGAGGGGCTCCGCAAGGCGCTCGACGGAGCCGGTGCGGCCGCGCTCCCCGGCGGCCGCCTGACCCTCGAGGACGCCTACGCCTGGTCGAAGTTCACTCGCCTGGCGCTCGGCAGCAACGACGTCGACTTCCGGGCCCGGGTGCACTCGGCCGAGGAGGCCGACTTCCTCGCCAACCGCGTCGCCGGCGCGGGCATGGACGTGATCTTCGGCGACCTCGAGCGTGCGCCCCGGGTGCTCCTCGTCGGGCTCGAGCCCGAGGAGGAGGCCGGCACGATCTTCCTGCGGTTGCGCAAGGGCATGCTCGCCGGCCGCGTGCGGGTGACCACGATCGCGCCGCTCGCATCCCGCGGCTCGACCAAGCTGCGCGCCGACGTCGTCCGCACCGCACCGGGTGACGAACCCGCCGTCCTGGACGCGCTCTCCGGTTCGACCGGCACGCCCGAGGACCTCACCGATCTCAAGGCCGCGCTCGCCGAGCCCGGCACCGTCGTGCTCGCGGGCGAACGGCTCGCGGGAGTGCCCGGGGCGCTGTCCGCGCTGGACCGGCTGCTCGTCGCGACCGGCGCCCGGTTCGCCTGGGTGCCGCGCCGCGCCGGCGACCGCGGCGCCGTCGAGGTCGGTCTGCTTCCGGGCCTGCTGCCCGGAGGACGCCCGACGGCGGAGGCCGAGGCCCGCGTCGACGTCGCCGGAGTCTGGGGCGTGGGCGAGCTGCCCACGGCACCGGGCCGCGACCTGACCGGGATCCTGGACGCCACCACGAGCGGAGAGATCGACGCCCTCGTCGTGGGTGGCATCGACGTCGCGGACCTGCCCTCCCCGGCGGACGCCGAGGTGGCGCTCGCCGCGGCCGGCTTCGTGGTCCAGCTGGAGGTCCGCCGGTCCGCGGTCACCCAGCACGCGGACGTGGTGCTGCCGATCGCGGCGTCCACGCACAAGTCCGGCACCTTCCTGAACTGGGAGGGCCGCCCGCGCCCGTTCGGCCAGGTGTTCACCACCAGCGCGCTCACCGACTCCCGGGTGCTCGGCATGCTCGCCGACGCTCTGGAGATCGACCTGGGCACCCGCACCCTCGAGGAGATCCACCGCGAGCTCGCCGAGTTCGACGGCTGGGAGGGCCCGCGCACCGGCGCCCCGTCGGTCCCCGCGGCGCCGGCTCCGGCGCTCGAGGCCGGCCAGGCGCGGCTCGCGACCTGGCGCCTGATGCTCGACTCGGGCCGCGGCCAGGACGGCGAACCCCACCTCGCCGGGACCGCGTACCGCCCGGTGGCACTGCTCTCGCCGGCCACGGCCACCGCGCTCGGCATCGCCGAGGGCGGCCAGGTGCGCGTCAGCGGACCCGGGGGTGACATCGTCCTGCCGGTCCTGCCGACGCCGATGGGCGACGACGTGGTCTGGTTGCCGCAGCACTCCCCGGGATCGTCCGTGTACCGGACGCTCGGGGTCACGGCCGGCGCCGCGGTGCGCCTGGCCGCCGTCGACGCGGAGGTCGCCCGATGA
- the nuoH gene encoding NADH-quinone oxidoreductase subunit NuoH has protein sequence MNTNLAPILARSTGAADFSNDTIWVSVIKAVAILLFLLLSVLFALWFERRVIARFQQRLGPNVRGPFGLVQSIPDALKLILKEDITVKAADKVIYLIAPVISVFCAFMIYAVIPFGPEVTIPFTDFVTPLQLTDLPVSILYILGITGLGVYGIVLGGWSSGSTYPLLGAVRSTAQIISYELGMSLALVSVLLVAGSMSTSEIVNSQENLWWAFALLPAFVVYLISAFGEVNRLPFDLPEAEGELVAGYQTEYSSMKFAWFYLAEYINMLNVAAVATTVFMGGWRAPWPLVTLFGEGVDQGWWGFLWFILKIWLFMFLFVWVRATLLRFRYDQFMAFGWKVLIPVALVWLGLVAAFQGVRHFTSFDPTAIDVGGLSLRTVLFGIAGILIIVTVVMYLIPDREAKPAPDGKAAKGTSGADATTDEPFDAFAGGFPVPPLPGQKLPPSKRRARVTTPAAPAEDATEDEEKTNG, from the coding sequence ATGAACACCAACCTCGCTCCCATCCTGGCCCGGAGCACCGGCGCCGCGGACTTCAGCAACGACACGATCTGGGTGTCGGTCATCAAGGCCGTCGCGATCCTGCTGTTCCTGCTGCTGTCGGTGCTGTTCGCGCTCTGGTTCGAGCGCCGCGTCATCGCCCGGTTCCAGCAGCGGCTCGGCCCGAACGTGCGTGGCCCGTTCGGGCTGGTGCAGTCCATCCCGGACGCCCTGAAGCTGATCCTCAAGGAGGACATCACCGTCAAGGCCGCGGACAAGGTGATCTACCTGATCGCCCCGGTCATCTCGGTGTTCTGCGCCTTCATGATCTATGCGGTCATCCCGTTCGGCCCGGAGGTGACGATCCCGTTCACGGACTTCGTCACCCCGCTGCAGCTGACCGATCTGCCCGTCTCGATCCTGTACATCCTCGGGATCACCGGGCTCGGCGTGTACGGCATCGTGCTCGGCGGCTGGTCCTCGGGCTCGACCTACCCGCTGCTCGGCGCGGTGCGCTCCACGGCGCAGATCATCTCCTACGAGCTCGGCATGAGCCTGGCCCTGGTCAGCGTGCTGCTGGTGGCCGGCTCGATGTCCACCTCCGAGATCGTGAACTCCCAGGAGAACCTGTGGTGGGCGTTCGCGCTGCTGCCGGCGTTCGTGGTCTACCTGATCTCCGCGTTCGGTGAGGTCAACCGGCTCCCGTTCGACCTCCCGGAGGCCGAGGGCGAGCTCGTCGCCGGCTACCAGACCGAGTACTCCTCGATGAAGTTCGCCTGGTTCTACCTGGCCGAGTACATCAACATGCTGAACGTGGCCGCCGTCGCGACGACCGTCTTCATGGGTGGCTGGCGGGCACCGTGGCCGCTCGTGACACTGTTCGGGGAGGGCGTCGACCAGGGCTGGTGGGGCTTCCTCTGGTTCATCCTGAAGATCTGGCTGTTCATGTTCCTGTTCGTCTGGGTGCGCGCCACGCTGCTGCGCTTCCGGTACGACCAGTTCATGGCGTTCGGCTGGAAGGTGCTGATCCCGGTCGCGCTGGTCTGGCTAGGCCTGGTCGCCGCCTTCCAGGGCGTGCGTCACTTCACCTCCTTCGACCCCACCGCGATCGACGTCGGCGGGCTGTCCCTGCGCACCGTGCTGTTCGGCATAGCCGGGATACTCATCATCGTCACGGTCGTGATGTACCTGATACCGGACCGGGAGGCCAAGCCCGCGCCGGACGGCAAGGCGGCCAAGGGCACGAGCGGCGCCGATGCCACGACCGACGAGCCGTTCGACGCGTTCGCCGGTGGCTTCCCGGTGCCGCCGCTGCCGGGTCAGAAGCTGCCACCGTCCAAGCGCCGCGCCCGGGTGACCACCCCGGCCGCACCCGCCGAGGACGCGACAGAAGACGAGGAGAAGACCAATGGCTGA
- the nuoI gene encoding NADH-quinone oxidoreductase subunit NuoI produces the protein MAEQGKGKKPTPGKGRGQDRPAQPKRPAAGRTPARATGTGAGRTPAKAARPRVEKFDVDSDVTKSGLAQFFAPVAGFGVTMSTLFRPVVTEQYPFEKKPTAPRYHGRHQLNRHPDGLEKCIGCELCAWACPADAIYVEAGNNTPEAQYSPGERYGKVYQINYLRCIFCGLCIEACPTRALTMTNDFELAGTTREKMIFEKDTLLAPIRSGMLAAPHPMVSGLSDGDYYRGDVTGPTTAQVAWVSERRPDDESLSSAAAAATRGTRGDEK, from the coding sequence ATGGCTGAGCAGGGCAAGGGCAAGAAGCCCACGCCGGGCAAGGGCCGTGGCCAGGATCGGCCGGCCCAGCCGAAGCGACCCGCCGCGGGCCGCACGCCAGCACGGGCGACCGGGACCGGTGCCGGCCGGACGCCGGCTAAGGCGGCCAGGCCCCGCGTCGAGAAGTTCGACGTGGACTCCGATGTCACCAAGAGCGGGCTCGCACAGTTCTTCGCCCCGGTGGCGGGCTTCGGTGTGACGATGTCCACGCTGTTCCGCCCGGTGGTGACGGAGCAGTACCCGTTCGAGAAGAAGCCGACCGCGCCGCGCTACCACGGCCGGCACCAGCTCAACCGGCACCCGGACGGGCTGGAGAAGTGCATCGGCTGTGAGCTGTGCGCGTGGGCCTGCCCCGCGGACGCCATCTACGTCGAGGCCGGCAACAACACCCCGGAGGCGCAGTACTCGCCGGGGGAGCGGTACGGCAAGGTGTACCAGATCAACTACCTCCGCTGTATCTTCTGCGGGCTCTGCATCGAGGCCTGCCCCACCCGGGCGCTGACGATGACGAACGACTTCGAGCTCGCCGGCACCACGCGGGAGAAGATGATCTTCGAGAAGGACACCCTGCTGGCCCCGATCCGGTCGGGGATGCTGGCCGCGCCGCACCCGATGGTCTCCGGTCTGAGCGACGGCGACTACTACCGAGGTGACGTGACCGGACCCACCACGGCGCAGGTGGCCTGGGTCTCCGAGCGTCGTCCGGACGACGAGAGCCTGTCCTCGGCCGCAGCCGCGGCGACGCGAGGCACCAGGGGAGACGAGAAGTGA
- a CDS encoding NADH-quinone oxidoreductase subunit J: MSPLEISTGEAVLFWVLAPLMVAGALSLLFAKRPVHIAVSMAGVMVALAIMYIMLEAPFLGVAQIVVYTGAVMMLFLFVIMLAGVDTSESLVETIKGQRWIAVVGLVGLLVLITAVVTRATLPPAVGLAEANADTNPVGVARLIFGDYIFAFELTAALLITAALGALVLSHRRRLTPKVGQKELAEAKLAAYGKGGSAEGVTPPAGPGVYARHNSADMPALDPAGVPIDSSVVTVLRVRGQEAEAADLDSDRVARIATGEPMVPEIAPAPETTKENEE; this comes from the coding sequence GTGAGCCCGCTGGAGATCTCCACCGGTGAGGCCGTGCTGTTCTGGGTGCTGGCACCGCTGATGGTGGCCGGGGCGCTGAGCCTGCTGTTCGCCAAGCGTCCGGTGCACATCGCGGTGAGCATGGCCGGAGTGATGGTCGCCCTCGCGATCATGTACATCATGCTGGAGGCGCCGTTCCTCGGCGTCGCCCAGATCGTCGTCTACACGGGCGCGGTCATGATGCTGTTCCTGTTCGTGATCATGCTCGCCGGCGTCGACACCTCCGAGTCCCTGGTCGAGACGATCAAGGGACAGCGGTGGATCGCGGTCGTCGGGCTGGTCGGCCTGCTGGTACTCATCACCGCCGTCGTCACCCGCGCCACGCTGCCGCCCGCCGTGGGCCTGGCCGAGGCGAACGCGGACACGAACCCGGTGGGCGTCGCCCGCCTCATCTTCGGTGACTACATCTTCGCGTTCGAGCTCACCGCGGCACTGCTGATCACCGCCGCGCTCGGCGCCCTGGTGCTCAGCCACCGCCGCCGGCTCACGCCGAAGGTCGGCCAGAAGGAACTCGCCGAGGCGAAGCTGGCCGCCTACGGCAAGGGCGGTTCGGCCGAGGGGGTCACCCCGCCGGCCGGGCCCGGCGTGTACGCCCGCCACAACAGCGCCGACATGCCCGCCCTCGATCCCGCCGGGGTCCCGATCGACAGCTCGGTGGTCACCGTGCTGCGGGTCCGCGGGCAGGAGGCCGAGGCGGCTGATCTCGACTCCGACCGGGTCGCCCGGATCGCCACCGGTGAGCCGATGGTGCCCGAGATCGCGCCCGCGCCCGAGACCACGAAGGAGAACGAGGAATGA
- the nuoK gene encoding NADH-quinone oxidoreductase subunit NuoK: MSLVNYLVLSGILFSIGSIAVLTRRNAIVAFMGVELMLNAANLTLVTFGRLHGDLQGQVIAFFVMVVAAAEVVIGLAIIVSIFRTRGSASIDDANLLKS, encoded by the coding sequence ATGAGCCTGGTCAACTACCTGGTGCTCTCGGGGATCCTGTTCTCGATCGGGTCGATCGCGGTGCTGACGCGTCGCAACGCGATCGTCGCGTTCATGGGTGTCGAGCTCATGCTGAACGCCGCGAACCTCACCCTGGTCACCTTCGGGCGGCTGCACGGCGACCTGCAGGGCCAGGTGATCGCCTTCTTCGTGATGGTGGTCGCGGCCGCCGAGGTGGTCATCGGGCTCGCCATCATCGTGTCCATCTTCCGAACCCGCGGGTCTGCGTCGATCGATGACGCCAACCTGCTGAAGAGCTGA
- the nuoL gene encoding NADH-quinone oxidoreductase subunit L, whose protein sequence is MDTLNLAWLLIAIPLVSSAVLLLLGRASDAWGHWLGVLASAASAVLAIVILVQLLGLGADDRVANVHLFDWITAGDLTVSAGLLVDPLSVTFALLITFVGTLIHIYAVAYMSHDADRRRFFAYLNLFIAAMLVLVLADSYALLFLGWEGVGLASYLLIGFWNQNTEYAVAAKKAFIMNRVGDMGMLVAMMAMFATFGAVDFETVFGAASGAGQGAMTLIGLMLVLAACGKSAQFPLQAWLGDAMAGPTPVSALIHAATMVTAGVYLIVRSGPIFEHTPTAQLVAAIIGAITLLFGAIVGCAKDDVKKVLAASTMSQIGYMMLAAGLGPIGYAFAIFHLITHGFFKAGMFLGAGSVMHGMGDEVNMRGFGNLSKYMKVTWITFMAGWLAIIGIPPFSGFWSKDKIIETAFVGEGWQPWVFGTVAMVGAGITAFYMSRLFFMTFHGKARWNDGKNDLPGPERHPHESPALMTVPMIVLAVGAIALGGVLSIGDTFVSWLEPVTGHVEHHEPVLSVPVITVTTIVLVLIGAFLAWRQYAASAVPVTPPTGTVLTRAARVDLYQDAVNEGVFMRPGQHLTRTLVYADTAVVDGAVNGLGSGTLGWGERLRRLQNGFVRSYAAVMLIGVIGALVVVLASRV, encoded by the coding sequence GTGGACACCTTGAACCTGGCATGGCTGCTCATTGCCATTCCGCTGGTGAGCTCCGCAGTCCTGCTCCTGCTCGGCCGTGCCTCCGACGCCTGGGGGCACTGGCTGGGGGTGCTCGCCTCGGCGGCCTCCGCCGTCCTCGCGATCGTCATCCTGGTGCAGCTGCTCGGCCTCGGCGCCGATGACCGGGTCGCCAATGTGCATCTCTTCGACTGGATCACGGCCGGGGACCTGACCGTCTCCGCGGGTCTGCTCGTGGACCCGCTCTCGGTGACGTTCGCCCTCCTGATCACGTTCGTCGGCACCCTGATCCACATCTACGCGGTCGCCTACATGTCCCACGACGCCGACCGGCGCCGGTTCTTCGCCTACCTGAACCTGTTCATCGCGGCGATGCTGGTGCTGGTCCTCGCGGACTCCTACGCACTGCTCTTCCTCGGCTGGGAGGGCGTGGGTCTCGCCTCCTATCTGCTCATCGGGTTCTGGAACCAGAACACCGAGTACGCGGTCGCGGCGAAGAAGGCGTTCATCATGAACCGGGTCGGTGACATGGGGATGCTGGTCGCGATGATGGCGATGTTCGCCACCTTCGGCGCGGTCGACTTCGAGACCGTCTTCGGTGCCGCGAGCGGCGCCGGCCAGGGTGCGATGACGCTGATCGGCCTGATGCTGGTCCTCGCCGCCTGCGGCAAGTCCGCGCAGTTCCCGCTGCAGGCCTGGCTCGGCGACGCGATGGCGGGCCCGACGCCGGTCTCCGCGCTCATCCACGCGGCCACCATGGTCACCGCGGGTGTCTACCTGATCGTCCGCTCCGGTCCGATCTTCGAGCACACCCCGACGGCGCAGCTCGTCGCGGCGATCATCGGTGCGATCACGCTGCTGTTCGGTGCGATCGTCGGGTGCGCGAAGGACGACGTCAAGAAGGTCCTCGCGGCCTCCACGATGTCCCAGATCGGCTACATGATGCTCGCCGCGGGTCTTGGCCCGATCGGCTACGCGTTCGCGATCTTCCACCTCATCACGCACGGCTTCTTCAAGGCCGGGATGTTCCTCGGGGCCGGCTCGGTGATGCACGGCATGGGCGACGAGGTGAACATGCGCGGCTTCGGGAACCTCAGCAAGTACATGAAGGTCACCTGGATCACGTTCATGGCGGGCTGGCTCGCGATCATCGGGATCCCGCCGTTCTCCGGGTTCTGGAGCAAGGACAAGATCATCGAGACCGCGTTCGTGGGGGAGGGCTGGCAGCCCTGGGTGTTCGGCACCGTCGCGATGGTCGGCGCCGGGATCACCGCGTTCTACATGTCCCGCCTGTTCTTCATGACCTTCCACGGCAAGGCCCGCTGGAACGACGGCAAGAACGACCTGCCCGGCCCCGAGCGGCACCCGCACGAGTCCCCGGCGCTGATGACCGTGCCGATGATCGTGCTCGCCGTCGGAGCCATCGCCCTCGGTGGGGTGCTCTCCATCGGGGACACGTTCGTGTCCTGGCTCGAGCCGGTGACAGGGCACGTCGAGCACCACGAGCCGGTGCTCTCGGTGCCCGTGATCACGGTGACCACGATCGTCCTGGTCCTCATCGGGGCCTTCCTGGCCTGGCGCCAGTACGCCGCCTCGGCGGTCCCGGTGACGCCCCCGACCGGGACGGTGCTCACCCGCGCCGCCCGCGTGGACCTCTACCAGGACGCGGTCAACGAGGGCGTGTTCATGCGCCCCGGCCAGCACCTGACCCGCACCCTGGTCTACGCCGACACCGCCGTCGTCGACGGCGCGGTCAACGGACTCGGGTCCGGAACCCTTGGCTGGGGAGAAAGACTGCGTCGGCTGCAGAACGGCTTCGTCCGTAGTTACGCCGCGGTGATGCTGATCGGTGTCATCGGTGCCCTTGTCGTCGTCCTCGCCTCGCGAGTCTGA